The following coding sequences lie in one Takifugu rubripes chromosome 8, fTakRub1.2, whole genome shotgun sequence genomic window:
- the LOC105418730 gene encoding kelch-like protein 13 isoform X2 — MAVAEPCLKEEWEKWKREMEEKRRTRWTEKVSYWANLEVSDNEEEEEEEEEATGCEEDERKEEAMERGENDVWMKVKGSKEEGEVIEWEEGEDESNVIEAQFIEEEKNERLMDVKVEGMLIKTVENDDEEGELDDEEEHDEAGQSGEPDMAEQDQERPQDQIEEGNRVVEPQSCVVELLQNDHKDPQVLEEDEETEVENEVEMMYGEVHANEEEQELEKIQENKLVDRDEKGNKMDEVEVTVKLLEYDNEEEDCYRDTIDEEEQAAQIPNQQNNENSLVEEQHKFTDEAEIIAGSPTVDLQDLEEEEESCEEDAGDCNIFDEDVLKTYCKEGYLCEIFAILKDFRDALLFTDLSLSTADGRNFQVHAPVLAAVSPHICDNLRERAMENNRIHICLGPEVDGVGLEALVEFAYNGFISCLNEDTVHQIKTTAGILGACRVTELCTAEEEKSAKTGDWQKRESVQAEHQITLQAIKKMWMEKVGCDVILEAIGGSLHAHRVILAACSDYFRCMFTSGMRECRQTHVTLPSLLASELEALINCSYSGALPLSWSCVFEITSTALQLQHQPALHLCLEFMQREINPYFCLDVASFAEAYALAELLDVSHDYVLRQFQNVASTSKFKDLPAAQLLRYLHSHSLCVSSELVVFKAVVAWIQAKPKKRIELTKELMKTIHFPLMTYKEFKEVQSLKMWSDHGLEELYEVIFEDFCGNEAGPQSQYRTYLPKESLVVIGGDQTFDDLGSRRISRELWFANSIRQHTGIRKATEWRRLVEMPDQGRFRHEVAVLKGELYVFGGKKYYGTYDTLNSVYRYDPLQNSWNILPEMQEKRCSFSTVVLDGKIYAIGGHCDPNNIESVERYCPFANSWSYTTPLDLPLSAHAANILHGQIFVSGGLNDGFQCLASMFVYHPQTGSTYLANMVNCRAQHRMEVLGGRIYVAGGITMGESQAPLDLLACESYDPMADCWTVFSSLSVPHVGAGSAVLEGKFYLLGGYSQEDYSDTLIIHRYDPATQRWENTGKTPGPNNDIRVSVLSLPPHLRL; from the exons ATGGCTGTTGCCGAACCCTGCCTgaaggaggagtgggagaaatggaagagagaaatggaggagaagaggaggacaagATGGACAGAGAAGGTGAGCTACTGGGCCAACCTGGAGGTGAGCGataatgaggaagaggaggaagaggaagaagaggctaCTGGATGTGAGGAAgatgaaaggaaagaggaagctatggaaagaggggaaaatgatGTGTGGATGAAAGTCAAGGGGAgtaaagaagagggagaggtcATCGAatgggaggaaggtgaggatgAGAGCAATGTAATTGAGGCTCAGTTCatagaggaagagaagaatgaGAGGTTGATGGATGTAAAGGTAGAGGGAATGTTGATAAAAACAGTagaaaatgatgatgaggaaggGGAAttggatgatgaagaggagcacgATGAAGCAGGACAATCGGGGGAGCCTGATATGGCAGAGCAGGACCAGGAAAGACCACAAGACCAGATAGAAGAGGGGAACAGAGTAGTAGAACCTCAGTCATGTGTGGTAGAACTGCTGCAGAATGATCACAAAGATCCTCAAGTactggaggaagatgaggaaacTGAAGTAGAAAATGAGGTGGAGATGATGTACGGTGAGGTTCATGCTAATGAAGAGGAGCAAGAACTGGAAAAAATTCAAGAAAATAAGCTGGTCGACCGGGATGAGAAGGGGAATAAAATGGATGAAGTTGAAGTGACTGTCAAGTTGTTGGAATATGACAATGAAGAGGAAGATTGTTACAGAGATACAATAGATGAGGAAGAACAAGCTGCTCAGATTCCAAATCAGCAGAACAATGAAAATAGCCTCGTAGAAGAACAACACAAGTTCACAGACGAGGCAGAAATTATAGCAGGATCTCCAACGGTTGACCTCCAAGAtctagaggaagaggaggagtcatGCGAAGAGGATGCAGGCGATTGCAATATTTTTGATGAAGATGTTCTGAAGACTTACTGCAAGGAGGGTTATCTGTGTGAAATATTTGCCATCTTGAAGGACTTCAGAGATGCTTTGCTTTTCACCGATCTGAGCTTGAGCACGGCAGATGGCAGGAATTTTCAGGTACATGCCCCAGTCCTGGCCGCGGTCAGCCCACATATCTGCGACAATTTGAGAGAAAGAGCCATGGAGAACAACAGAATCCACATCTGTCTGGGTCCAGAGGTGGACGGCGTTGGATTAGAGGCCCTTGTGGAGTTTGCCTACAATGGCTTCATATCGTGTCTGAATGAGGACACTGTGCATCAGATCAAGACCACAGCTGGAATTCTAGGAGCCTGCAGGGTAACAGAACTGTGCACAGCGGAAGAGGAAAAGTCTGCGAAAACTGGAGATTGGCAAAAGAGGGAAAGTGTCCAGGCTGAACACCAAATCACACTCCAGGCTATCAAAAAGATGTGGATGGAAAAAGTTGGGTGTGATGTCATCCTGGAGGCAATCGGGGGATCACTTCATG CCCACAGAGTCATCCTAGCAGCATGTAGTGACTACTTCCGCTGCATGTTCACATCAGGAATGAGGGAGTGCCGCCAGACTCATGTAACCCTTCCCTCCCTTTTGGCTTCTGAATTGGAGGCTCTAATTAACTGCTCCTATAGTGGGGCTCTTCCCCTCAGCTGGAGCTGTGTCTTCGAGATTACCAGCACTGCTCTCCAGCTCCAACACCAACCTGCTCTACACTTGTGCCTTGAGTTCATGCAACGGGAAATAAATCCCTATTTCTGCCTTGATGTGGCATCTTTTGCCGAGGCCTACGCACTGGCAGAGCTTCTCGACGTCTCACATGATTACGTCTTACGGCAATTCCAAAACGTGGCATCGACCTCAAAGTTCAAAGACCTGCCAGCTGCACAGCTCCTGAGATACCTACACAGTCACTCACTTTGTGTTTCCTCTGAACTCGTTGTATTCAAGGCAGTGGTGGCGTGGATCCAAGCAAAGCCAAAGAAAAGGATAGAGCTCACTAAAGAACTTATGAAAACAATCCATTTTCCCTTAATGACGTATAAGGAATTTAAGGAGGTCCAATCTTTAAAGATGTGGTCCGATCATGGCCTGGAAGAGCTCTATGAAGTTATCTTTGAGGACTTCTGCGGCAATGAAGCGGGACCACAGAGCCAATATCGCACATATTTGCCCAAAGAGAGCCTCGTTGTGATTGGAGGTGACCAGACTTTTGATGACTTGGGCAGCCGCAGGATCTCCAGAGAGCTCTGGTTTGCAAATTCCATAAGACAGCATACAGGTATAAGAAAAGCCACAGAGTGGAGAAGACTAGTGGAGATGCCAGATCAAGGAAGGTTCCGCCACGAGGTGGCTGTTCTCAAAGGAGAGCTCTACGTGTTTGGAGGGAAGAAGTATTACGGCACTTATGACACGCTGAATTCTGTTTACAG GTATGACCCCCTTCAGAACAGCTGGAATATCTTACCCGAAATGCAGGAAAAGAGATGTTCTTTCTCTACGGTTGTGTTAGATGGAAAGATATATGCCATTGGAGGACATTGCGACCCCAACAATATTGAGAGTGTGGAACGATACTGCCCCTTTGCAAACTCTTGGAG CTATACTACACCCCTGGATCTTCCTCTGAGCGCACATGCAGCAAACATTCTACATGGACAGATTTTTGTCTCAGGAGGCCTTAACGACGGCTTCCAGTGTCTGGCCTCCATGTTTGTTTATCatccacagacaggaagcactTATTTGGCAAACATGGTTAACTGTCGAGCTCAACACCGCATGGAGGTCCTCGGGGGGCGGATCTACGTTGCAGGTGGAATCACCATGGGTGAAAGTCAGGCCCCTCTTGACCTGCTAGCTTGTGAGTCGTATGATCCCATGGCTGACTGCTGGACAGTGTTCTCATCTCTGTCGGTGCCGCACGTCGGAGCAGGAAGTGCTGTTTTGGAAGGGAAGTTTTACTTGCTCGGAGGATATAGCCAGGAGGACTACAGCGACACGCTGATCATCCATCGTTACGATCCTGCCACACAGAGATGGGAGAACACAGGCAAGACGCCAGGCCCAAACAATGACATACGAGTCTCTGTGCTGAGCTTGCCACCACATTTGCGTTTATAA
- the LOC105418730 gene encoding kelch-like protein 13 isoform X1, translating to MAVAEPCLKEEWEKWKREMEEKRRTRWTEKVSYWANLEVSDNEEEEEEEEEATGCEEDERKEEAMERGENDVWMKVKGSKEEGEVIEWEEGEDESNVIEAQFIEEEKNERLMDVKVEGMLIKTVENDDEEGELDDEEEHDEAGQSGEPDMAEQDQERPQDQIEEGNRVVEPQSCVVELLQNDHKDPQVLEEDEETEVENEVEMMYGEVHANEEEQELEKIQENKLVDRDEKGNKMDEVEVTVKLLEYDNEEEDCYRDTIDEEEQAAQIPNQQNNENSLVEEQHKFTDEAEIIAGSPTVDLQDLEEEEESCEEDAGDCNIFDEDVLKTYCKEGYLCEIFAILKDFRDALLFTDLSLSTADGRNFQVHAPVLAAVSPHICDNLRERAMENNRIHICLGPEVDGVGLEALVEFAYNGFISCLNEDTVHQIKTTAGILGACRVTELCTAEEEKSAKTGDWQKRESVQAEHQITLQAIKKMWMEKVGCDVILEAIGGSLHVSSAHRVILAACSDYFRCMFTSGMRECRQTHVTLPSLLASELEALINCSYSGALPLSWSCVFEITSTALQLQHQPALHLCLEFMQREINPYFCLDVASFAEAYALAELLDVSHDYVLRQFQNVASTSKFKDLPAAQLLRYLHSHSLCVSSELVVFKAVVAWIQAKPKKRIELTKELMKTIHFPLMTYKEFKEVQSLKMWSDHGLEELYEVIFEDFCGNEAGPQSQYRTYLPKESLVVIGGDQTFDDLGSRRISRELWFANSIRQHTGIRKATEWRRLVEMPDQGRFRHEVAVLKGELYVFGGKKYYGTYDTLNSVYRYDPLQNSWNILPEMQEKRCSFSTVVLDGKIYAIGGHCDPNNIESVERYCPFANSWSYTTPLDLPLSAHAANILHGQIFVSGGLNDGFQCLASMFVYHPQTGSTYLANMVNCRAQHRMEVLGGRIYVAGGITMGESQAPLDLLACESYDPMADCWTVFSSLSVPHVGAGSAVLEGKFYLLGGYSQEDYSDTLIIHRYDPATQRWENTGKTPGPNNDIRVSVLSLPPHLRL from the exons ATGGCTGTTGCCGAACCCTGCCTgaaggaggagtgggagaaatggaagagagaaatggaggagaagaggaggacaagATGGACAGAGAAGGTGAGCTACTGGGCCAACCTGGAGGTGAGCGataatgaggaagaggaggaagaggaagaagaggctaCTGGATGTGAGGAAgatgaaaggaaagaggaagctatggaaagaggggaaaatgatGTGTGGATGAAAGTCAAGGGGAgtaaagaagagggagaggtcATCGAatgggaggaaggtgaggatgAGAGCAATGTAATTGAGGCTCAGTTCatagaggaagagaagaatgaGAGGTTGATGGATGTAAAGGTAGAGGGAATGTTGATAAAAACAGTagaaaatgatgatgaggaaggGGAAttggatgatgaagaggagcacgATGAAGCAGGACAATCGGGGGAGCCTGATATGGCAGAGCAGGACCAGGAAAGACCACAAGACCAGATAGAAGAGGGGAACAGAGTAGTAGAACCTCAGTCATGTGTGGTAGAACTGCTGCAGAATGATCACAAAGATCCTCAAGTactggaggaagatgaggaaacTGAAGTAGAAAATGAGGTGGAGATGATGTACGGTGAGGTTCATGCTAATGAAGAGGAGCAAGAACTGGAAAAAATTCAAGAAAATAAGCTGGTCGACCGGGATGAGAAGGGGAATAAAATGGATGAAGTTGAAGTGACTGTCAAGTTGTTGGAATATGACAATGAAGAGGAAGATTGTTACAGAGATACAATAGATGAGGAAGAACAAGCTGCTCAGATTCCAAATCAGCAGAACAATGAAAATAGCCTCGTAGAAGAACAACACAAGTTCACAGACGAGGCAGAAATTATAGCAGGATCTCCAACGGTTGACCTCCAAGAtctagaggaagaggaggagtcatGCGAAGAGGATGCAGGCGATTGCAATATTTTTGATGAAGATGTTCTGAAGACTTACTGCAAGGAGGGTTATCTGTGTGAAATATTTGCCATCTTGAAGGACTTCAGAGATGCTTTGCTTTTCACCGATCTGAGCTTGAGCACGGCAGATGGCAGGAATTTTCAGGTACATGCCCCAGTCCTGGCCGCGGTCAGCCCACATATCTGCGACAATTTGAGAGAAAGAGCCATGGAGAACAACAGAATCCACATCTGTCTGGGTCCAGAGGTGGACGGCGTTGGATTAGAGGCCCTTGTGGAGTTTGCCTACAATGGCTTCATATCGTGTCTGAATGAGGACACTGTGCATCAGATCAAGACCACAGCTGGAATTCTAGGAGCCTGCAGGGTAACAGAACTGTGCACAGCGGAAGAGGAAAAGTCTGCGAAAACTGGAGATTGGCAAAAGAGGGAAAGTGTCCAGGCTGAACACCAAATCACACTCCAGGCTATCAAAAAGATGTGGATGGAAAAAGTTGGGTGTGATGTCATCCTGGAGGCAATCGGGGGATCACTTCATG TCTCTTCAGCCCACAGAGTCATCCTAGCAGCATGTAGTGACTACTTCCGCTGCATGTTCACATCAGGAATGAGGGAGTGCCGCCAGACTCATGTAACCCTTCCCTCCCTTTTGGCTTCTGAATTGGAGGCTCTAATTAACTGCTCCTATAGTGGGGCTCTTCCCCTCAGCTGGAGCTGTGTCTTCGAGATTACCAGCACTGCTCTCCAGCTCCAACACCAACCTGCTCTACACTTGTGCCTTGAGTTCATGCAACGGGAAATAAATCCCTATTTCTGCCTTGATGTGGCATCTTTTGCCGAGGCCTACGCACTGGCAGAGCTTCTCGACGTCTCACATGATTACGTCTTACGGCAATTCCAAAACGTGGCATCGACCTCAAAGTTCAAAGACCTGCCAGCTGCACAGCTCCTGAGATACCTACACAGTCACTCACTTTGTGTTTCCTCTGAACTCGTTGTATTCAAGGCAGTGGTGGCGTGGATCCAAGCAAAGCCAAAGAAAAGGATAGAGCTCACTAAAGAACTTATGAAAACAATCCATTTTCCCTTAATGACGTATAAGGAATTTAAGGAGGTCCAATCTTTAAAGATGTGGTCCGATCATGGCCTGGAAGAGCTCTATGAAGTTATCTTTGAGGACTTCTGCGGCAATGAAGCGGGACCACAGAGCCAATATCGCACATATTTGCCCAAAGAGAGCCTCGTTGTGATTGGAGGTGACCAGACTTTTGATGACTTGGGCAGCCGCAGGATCTCCAGAGAGCTCTGGTTTGCAAATTCCATAAGACAGCATACAGGTATAAGAAAAGCCACAGAGTGGAGAAGACTAGTGGAGATGCCAGATCAAGGAAGGTTCCGCCACGAGGTGGCTGTTCTCAAAGGAGAGCTCTACGTGTTTGGAGGGAAGAAGTATTACGGCACTTATGACACGCTGAATTCTGTTTACAG GTATGACCCCCTTCAGAACAGCTGGAATATCTTACCCGAAATGCAGGAAAAGAGATGTTCTTTCTCTACGGTTGTGTTAGATGGAAAGATATATGCCATTGGAGGACATTGCGACCCCAACAATATTGAGAGTGTGGAACGATACTGCCCCTTTGCAAACTCTTGGAG CTATACTACACCCCTGGATCTTCCTCTGAGCGCACATGCAGCAAACATTCTACATGGACAGATTTTTGTCTCAGGAGGCCTTAACGACGGCTTCCAGTGTCTGGCCTCCATGTTTGTTTATCatccacagacaggaagcactTATTTGGCAAACATGGTTAACTGTCGAGCTCAACACCGCATGGAGGTCCTCGGGGGGCGGATCTACGTTGCAGGTGGAATCACCATGGGTGAAAGTCAGGCCCCTCTTGACCTGCTAGCTTGTGAGTCGTATGATCCCATGGCTGACTGCTGGACAGTGTTCTCATCTCTGTCGGTGCCGCACGTCGGAGCAGGAAGTGCTGTTTTGGAAGGGAAGTTTTACTTGCTCGGAGGATATAGCCAGGAGGACTACAGCGACACGCTGATCATCCATCGTTACGATCCTGCCACACAGAGATGGGAGAACACAGGCAAGACGCCAGGCCCAAACAATGACATACGAGTCTCTGTGCTGAGCTTGCCACCACATTTGCGTTTATAA
- the LOC105418723 gene encoding uncharacterized protein isoform X2 — translation MEASCREVDAVCLCNTGPCTLYSEAHTLTPDTLLCHHCGKSRVMVTRYSEGYGTEEECLLSDPQGESDADADIEDTDCRLQEPGSLQRISSRRRKRPRVSRQDTTESEDDGGRSHRSHRWNLRLSPDRTRSRTILEESISQVRPLVICQTNVEKQNSPFAASRSSRLLTTLWSPSLSLPFVLLVSLPLSLSLIIVIVSFFLPWARA, via the exons ATGGAGGCGAGCTGCAGAGAGGTGGATGCAGTGTGTCTGTGCAACACCGGTCCCTGTACACTATATTCAGAAGCGCACACCCTCACACCG GACACGCTGCTGTGTCACCACTGTGGAAAGAGCAGAGTGATGGTAACCAGATACTCGGAGGGATACGGTACTGAG GAGGAGTGTCTGTTGTCTGACCCTCAGGGGGAAAGTGACGCCGATGCCGACATCGAGGATACAGATTGCAG ACTCCAGGAGCCGGGGTCGCTCCAGCGGATTAGCTCACGCAGACGCAAGCGGCCACGCGTTTCAAGGCAGGACACCACGGAGAGTGAAGACGACGGCGGGCGAAGCCACAGATCACATCGCTGGAACCTCAGGCTGAGTCCCGACAGAACCCGCAGCAGGACCATACTGGAG GAGAGCATATCGCAGGTCAGGCCACTGGTCATCTGTCAAACCAATGTGGAGAAGCAAAATAGTCCATTTGCGGCGTCCCGGAGCTCCAGACTGCTGACAACTTTGTGGTcaccttccctctctcttccctttgTCCTCCTCGTCTCGCTGccgctctccctctcgctcATCATCGTTatcgtttctttctttctacCATGGGCCAGGGCCTGA
- the LOC105418723 gene encoding uncharacterized protein isoform X1 — protein sequence MLRRESDSHGLFSSGETSDNDCEMEASCREVDAVCLCNTGPCTLYSEAHTLTPDTLLCHHCGKSRVMVTRYSEGYGTEEECLLSDPQGESDADADIEDTDCRLQEPGSLQRISSRRRKRPRVSRQDTTESEDDGGRSHRSHRWNLRLSPDRTRSRTILEESISQVRPLVICQTNVEKQNSPFAASRSSRLLTTLWSPSLSLPFVLLVSLPLSLSLIIVIVSFFLPWARA from the exons atgctGCGAAGGGAGTCAGATTCGCACGGCCTCTTTTCCTCTGGAGAGACATCTGATAATGACTGTGAG ATGGAGGCGAGCTGCAGAGAGGTGGATGCAGTGTGTCTGTGCAACACCGGTCCCTGTACACTATATTCAGAAGCGCACACCCTCACACCG GACACGCTGCTGTGTCACCACTGTGGAAAGAGCAGAGTGATGGTAACCAGATACTCGGAGGGATACGGTACTGAG GAGGAGTGTCTGTTGTCTGACCCTCAGGGGGAAAGTGACGCCGATGCCGACATCGAGGATACAGATTGCAG ACTCCAGGAGCCGGGGTCGCTCCAGCGGATTAGCTCACGCAGACGCAAGCGGCCACGCGTTTCAAGGCAGGACACCACGGAGAGTGAAGACGACGGCGGGCGAAGCCACAGATCACATCGCTGGAACCTCAGGCTGAGTCCCGACAGAACCCGCAGCAGGACCATACTGGAG GAGAGCATATCGCAGGTCAGGCCACTGGTCATCTGTCAAACCAATGTGGAGAAGCAAAATAGTCCATTTGCGGCGTCCCGGAGCTCCAGACTGCTGACAACTTTGTGGTcaccttccctctctcttccctttgTCCTCCTCGTCTCGCTGccgctctccctctcgctcATCATCGTTatcgtttctttctttctacCATGGGCCAGGGCCTGA